One Spinacia oleracea cultivar Varoflay chromosome 4, BTI_SOV_V1, whole genome shotgun sequence DNA segment encodes these proteins:
- the LOC110792509 gene encoding uncharacterized protein translates to MGYFIGRTKSLNSYKSFHLVFLVLFVLFLGGFRVVLGLNYTKYRQVSNLRFERIQKHIDKITKPPVFTIQSPDGDIIDCVHKKKQPAFDHPLLKNHKIQKMPSEIPRMKMVKIDEEREDNSKKGKEGIKEIEWQMWHLNGTRCPKGTVPVRRSTVNDVLRSKSLYDFGKKRSRSLPLARRVDAPDVVNGNGHEHAIAYTGTSGEIYGAKATINVWDPSIEEMNEFSLSQIWVLSGNFDGSDLNSIEAGWQVSPELYGDSRPRLFTYWTSDSYQATGCYNLLCAGFVQMNSRIAIGAAITPVSSFSSNQFDITILIWKDPKIGNWWMSFGDDTLVGYWPAELFTHLTDHATMVEWGGEVVNTRANGLHTATQMGSGRFADDGFGQASYFRNLQVVDSDNSLSAPQDIQILAENTNCYDIQSSYNNDWGQHFYYGGPGRSPKCP, encoded by the exons atgggtTATTTTATTGGGAGAACAAAGAGTTTAAATTCTTATAAAAGTTTTCATCTtgtttttttagttttatttgtCCTGTTTTTGGGAGGATTTAGGGTTGTTTTGGGGTTGAATTACACAAAATATAGACAAGTTAGCAACTTGAGATTTGAGAGGATTCAGAAGCACATTGACAAGATTACCAAACCTCCTGTTTTTACCATTCAG AGCCCAGATGGAGACATTATAGATTGTGTTCATAAGAAAAAACAACCAGCTTTTGATCACCCCCTTCTCAAAAATCACAAGATTCAG AAAATGCCATCAGAGATACCAAGAATGAAAATGGTAAAAATAGATGAAGAAAGGGAAGATAATAGCAAAAAGGGCAAAGAAGGGATAAAAGAAATAGAATGGCAAATGTGGCATTTAAATGGAACAAGGTGCCCAAAGGGAACTGTTCCGGTGCGGCGGAGTACAGTAAATGATGTGCTGAGGTCTAAATCTTTGTATGATTTTGGAAAGAAACGGTCCAGATCACTTCCTTTAGCTAGAAGGGTTGATGCTCCTGATGTTGTTAATGGCAATGGCCACGAG CATGCAATAGCTTACACGGGGACATCGGGAGAAATATATGGAGCAAAGGCGACGATAAACGTATGGGATCCATCCATTGAGGAAATGAACGAGTTTAGCCTTTCCCAAATTTGGGTTCTCTCTGGCAATTTTGATGGCTCTGATCTTAACAGTATTGAAGCTGGTTGGCAG GTCAGTCCGGAGCTTTATGGTGATAGCAGACCAAGATTATTCACTTATTGGACG AGTGACTCTTATCAAGCAACTGGATGCTACAATCTTCTGTGTGCTGGGTTCGTGCAAATGAATAGCAGAATTGCTATTGGTGCTGCTATTACTCCGGTTTCTTCGTTTTCAAGCAACCAATTTGACATCACCATTCTTATTTGGAAG GACCCAAAAATTGGGAATTGGTGGATGAGTTTTGGGGATGACACCCTTGTAGGGTACTGGCCAGCAGAGCTATTCACCCACCTAACAGATCATGCAACCATGGTAGAGTGGGGTGGTGAGGTGGTCAACACACGGGCCAACGGGCTTCACACCGCGACACAAATGGGTTCGGGCCGTTTCGCCGATGATGGGTTTGGACAAGCCAGTTACTTCAGAAACCTCCAAGTTGTAGACTCAGACAACAGCCTTAGTGCACCACAAGACATCCAAATCCTTGCTGAGAACACCAATTGTTATGATATCCAGAGTTCTTACAACAATGATTGGGGCCAACATTTCTACTATGGTGGGCCTGGGAGAAGCCCAAAGTGTCCATGA